From Amycolatopsis sp. YIM 10, the proteins below share one genomic window:
- a CDS encoding DapH/DapD/GlmU-related protein produces MPHEHVMRIHSPEFGAMSERVMEVTALTSRLNVLPFDDEAGKAELFERILGKPLPSRVTIYPPFYTDHGLNLDLAERVFINQNCTFLDYAGIRLGERVMIGPKATFITMSHPVDPAQRREWLSGGPIDVAENVWIGAGATILPGVTIGRDAVVAAGAVVADDVPPSTLVTGTKAAVHRQW; encoded by the coding sequence TTGCCCCACGAGCACGTCATGCGCATCCACAGCCCCGAGTTCGGGGCCATGTCCGAACGGGTCATGGAAGTCACCGCACTCACCTCCCGCCTCAACGTCCTGCCCTTCGACGACGAAGCGGGCAAGGCGGAGCTGTTCGAACGGATCCTCGGCAAGCCGCTGCCGTCGAGGGTCACCATCTATCCGCCGTTCTACACCGACCACGGCCTCAACCTGGACCTCGCGGAACGTGTGTTCATCAACCAGAACTGCACGTTCCTGGACTACGCGGGCATCCGGCTGGGCGAGCGCGTGATGATCGGGCCGAAGGCCACGTTCATCACGATGAGCCATCCGGTCGATCCGGCACAGCGGCGGGAGTGGCTCAGCGGCGGACCCATCGACGTGGCGGAGAACGTCTGGATCGGCGCCGGTGCCACGATCCTGCCCGGCGTCACCATCGGGCGCGACGCCGTGGTCGCGGCGGGTGCCGTCGTGGCCGACGACGTGCCGCCGTCGACACTGGTGACCGGCACCAAGGCCGCCGTCCACCGTCAGTGGTGA
- a CDS encoding LysR family transcriptional regulator, giving the protein MDTEALRSFVLAAELGQLQHAADELGITQQAVSKRVAALERELEVRLFTRTARGVELTLDGQAFLPHARGIVTGVERAITAVKPGSRALRIDVLGLRSAQAVVLHDYWRAHPGTDLDVVTLRANDPRVALAAVEGGEIDASFRTVIGTLPREVRMIHAFDSPTELLVGPRHPLASARTLTPAHLRKHRIWVPGIAPRSEWAEFYDQLTTAFDLRIDAAGPNFGNEVLLDTLAESANVATLVGARDRYLWPASHDLRRIPIVEPRIVYPISLLFPRANPHPGLHAIIDHLGTLPRADEPAWRPSWAC; this is encoded by the coding sequence GTGGACACGGAAGCACTGCGGTCGTTCGTGCTGGCGGCCGAACTCGGGCAGCTCCAGCACGCCGCCGACGAACTGGGCATCACGCAGCAGGCGGTCTCCAAGCGGGTCGCCGCGCTGGAGCGCGAGCTGGAGGTCCGGCTGTTCACCCGCACCGCGCGCGGAGTCGAACTGACGCTCGACGGCCAGGCGTTCCTCCCGCACGCCCGCGGCATCGTCACCGGCGTCGAACGCGCGATCACCGCGGTCAAGCCGGGGTCCCGAGCGCTCCGGATCGACGTCCTCGGCCTGCGCAGCGCCCAAGCCGTGGTCCTGCACGACTACTGGCGCGCACACCCCGGAACCGACCTGGACGTGGTGACCCTCCGGGCCAACGACCCGCGCGTCGCGCTCGCCGCGGTCGAAGGCGGCGAGATCGACGCGTCGTTCCGCACGGTCATCGGCACGCTGCCGCGCGAGGTGCGGATGATCCACGCCTTCGACTCGCCGACGGAACTCCTCGTCGGGCCGAGGCACCCGCTCGCGTCCGCGCGGACGCTGACCCCGGCGCACCTGCGCAAGCACCGGATCTGGGTGCCGGGCATCGCGCCGCGCAGTGAGTGGGCGGAGTTCTACGACCAGCTCACCACCGCCTTCGACCTCCGGATCGACGCGGCGGGCCCCAACTTCGGCAACGAAGTTCTCCTGGACACCCTCGCCGAGTCCGCGAACGTGGCGACCCTGGTCGGCGCGCGCGACCGGTACCTCTGGCCCGCGAGCCACGACCTGCGTCGCATCCCGATCGTCGAGCCGCGGATCGTCTACCCGATCTCGCTCCTCTTCCCCCGCGCGAATCCGCACCCCGGCCTCCACGCGATCATCGACCACCTCGGCACCCTGCCGCGGGCGGACGAACCCGCCTGGCGCCCGTCCTGGGCTTGCTGA
- a CDS encoding metalloregulator ArsR/SmtB family transcription factor, with amino-acid sequence MDEVFKALADPSRRRLLDSLNERNGQTLRELCSGLAMARQSVSKHLAVLEAANLVGTVRRGREKLHYVNAEPINAIAERWISQYHRERVRALADLKTALESEPMSKPEFLYTTYINTSPERLWQALTDPAFTIRYWGAVLESEWTTGATVSWEQNGWKSADPEQVVLEADPYRRLSYTWHTFTPDFAEIMGIEAEFVERAAAEPRSKVTFDLEPAGELVKLTVCHNGFEADSAVLEAVSEGWPHILSSLKTLVETGEPLPDGE; translated from the coding sequence ATGGACGAGGTGTTCAAGGCGCTGGCCGATCCCAGCCGGCGGCGGCTGCTCGACAGCCTGAACGAGCGCAACGGGCAGACCCTGCGCGAACTGTGCTCGGGGCTGGCGATGGCCCGGCAGTCGGTCAGCAAGCACCTGGCCGTGCTCGAGGCGGCGAACCTGGTCGGCACCGTCCGGCGCGGCCGGGAGAAGTTGCACTACGTCAACGCCGAGCCGATCAACGCCATCGCCGAGCGCTGGATCAGCCAGTACCACCGCGAGCGCGTGCGCGCGCTCGCCGACCTGAAGACCGCATTGGAGAGCGAGCCGATGAGCAAGCCCGAATTCCTCTACACCACCTACATCAACACCTCTCCGGAGCGGCTCTGGCAGGCGCTGACCGATCCGGCCTTCACCATCCGCTACTGGGGCGCGGTGCTCGAGTCGGAGTGGACCACCGGCGCCACCGTGAGCTGGGAGCAGAACGGCTGGAAGTCGGCCGATCCCGAGCAGGTGGTGCTGGAGGCCGACCCGTACCGGCGGCTGTCCTACACCTGGCACACCTTCACCCCGGACTTCGCCGAGATCATGGGCATCGAGGCCGAGTTCGTCGAGCGCGCCGCCGCCGAACCGCGCTCGAAGGTGACCTTCGACCTGGAACCGGCGGGCGAGCTGGTGAAGCTGACCGTGTGCCACAACGGCTTCGAAGCGGACAGCGCCGTGCTCGAAGCGGTCAGCGAGGGCTGGCCGCACATCCTGTCGAGCCTGAAGACCCTGGTGGAAACCGGCGAACCCCTGCCGGACGGCGAGTAA
- a CDS encoding MerR family transcriptional regulator: MRIGALSERTGTPRRLLRYYEEQGLIAAERLPNGYRDYHESTVDRVHQIRGLLDAGLPTRMIKQILPCLNRPRAIHFPDATPEMLAALEAERDRLSGRIDCLRHNHEAISEYLGAVRAYR, encoded by the coding sequence ATGCGCATCGGCGCACTCTCCGAGCGGACCGGCACGCCCCGCCGCCTGCTGCGGTACTACGAGGAACAGGGGCTGATCGCCGCCGAGCGCCTGCCGAACGGCTACCGCGACTACCACGAGTCCACTGTGGACCGCGTGCACCAGATCCGCGGCCTGCTCGACGCCGGGCTGCCGACGCGGATGATCAAGCAGATCCTGCCCTGCCTGAACCGGCCGCGCGCCATCCACTTCCCCGACGCCACCCCGGAGATGCTCGCCGCGCTGGAGGCCGAACGCGATCGGCTGTCCGGCCGCATCGACTGCCTGCGGCACAACCACGAGGCCATCTCCGAATATCTGGGCGCGGTCCGCGCCTACCGGTGA
- a CDS encoding MFS transporter has translation MRLPLPALLALTTAAFITVLTEALPAGVLPALSSDLGVGESAAGQTVTIYAIGTALAAIPLSAATAGWRRKRLLLAGIAGFAVANTVTAVSADYALTMVARFVAGVAAGVVWALLAGYARRLAPEQLQGKAIAIVMAGIPLALSLGVPAGTFLGGALGWRVTFTVMSVLAVVLLGWIAVAVPDFPGRSGGGRIPLRRTLAVPGVAPILFVTLVFVLAHTILYTYIATFLERAGLGGSVDLVLLIFGVASMVSIWVVGALIDRRLRTLTIAGTVLVGVAAAMLGVFTGNPALVYLAVALWGLGWGGVPTLLQTAAGQADGDAADTAQAMLVTLWNAAMAGGGVVGGLLLDHFGAGAFPWAALVLLIPVLAVVLGSRGFADQAGVASSVGHAR, from the coding sequence ATGAGACTTCCGTTGCCCGCTCTGCTGGCGTTGACCACCGCCGCTTTCATCACCGTGTTGACCGAGGCGCTGCCCGCCGGGGTGCTGCCCGCGCTGAGCTCCGATCTCGGCGTCGGCGAATCCGCCGCGGGGCAGACCGTGACCATCTACGCGATCGGGACCGCGCTCGCCGCCATCCCGCTGTCGGCGGCCACCGCCGGCTGGCGGCGCAAACGCTTGCTCCTGGCCGGGATCGCCGGTTTCGCGGTGGCCAACACGGTCACCGCGGTGTCCGCGGACTACGCGCTGACCATGGTCGCGAGATTCGTCGCCGGGGTGGCCGCCGGGGTGGTCTGGGCGCTGCTGGCCGGGTACGCCCGCCGGTTGGCGCCAGAACAGTTGCAGGGCAAGGCGATCGCGATCGTGATGGCGGGCATCCCGCTCGCGCTCTCGCTGGGCGTGCCGGCCGGCACCTTTCTCGGCGGGGCGCTCGGCTGGCGGGTCACCTTCACCGTGATGTCCGTGCTGGCCGTGGTGCTGCTCGGCTGGATCGCCGTGGCGGTCCCGGATTTCCCCGGGCGGTCCGGTGGCGGCCGGATCCCGCTCCGGCGCACGCTCGCCGTGCCGGGAGTGGCGCCGATCCTGTTCGTCACCCTGGTTTTTGTGCTGGCGCACACGATTCTCTACACCTACATCGCCACCTTCCTGGAGCGCGCCGGGCTCGGCGGTTCCGTCGACCTGGTGCTGTTGATCTTCGGTGTGGCCTCGATGGTGAGCATCTGGGTGGTCGGTGCGCTGATCGACCGCAGGCTGCGCACGCTGACGATCGCCGGCACGGTGCTCGTCGGGGTGGCCGCCGCGATGCTCGGCGTGTTCACCGGGAATCCCGCGCTGGTGTACCTCGCCGTGGCGTTGTGGGGCCTCGGCTGGGGCGGGGTGCCGACGCTGCTCCAGACCGCGGCCGGGCAGGCGGACGGCGACGCCGCCGACACCGCGCAGGCCATGCTGGTCACCCTGTGGAACGCGGCGATGGCCGGTGGCGGAGTGGTCGGCGGACTGCTGCTCGACCATTTCGGCGCCGGTGCTTTCCCTTGGGCTGCACTGGTTCTGCTCATTCCGGTGCTGGCGGTGGTGCTCGGGTCCCGCGGTTTCGCCGATCAGGCCGGGGTCGCTTCCAGCGTCGGTCATGCGCGCTAG
- a CDS encoding MerR family transcriptional regulator has protein sequence MRIGELAHRTGVSERSLRYYEQQGLLVADRTRGGHRDYPEAAVDRVIRIQELFAAGLHSKKIARLLPCMRDADGGPSELADAKLVADLTAERERIDRMMADLARSREVLDGVIDAATEQQ, from the coding sequence ATGCGGATCGGTGAACTGGCTCACCGCACCGGCGTGAGCGAGCGCTCGCTGCGGTACTACGAGCAGCAGGGTCTGCTCGTCGCCGACCGCACCCGGGGCGGCCACCGGGACTATCCCGAGGCCGCCGTCGACCGGGTCATCCGCATCCAGGAACTCTTCGCCGCGGGCCTGCACAGCAAGAAGATCGCGCGCCTGCTGCCCTGCATGCGCGACGCCGACGGCGGCCCGTCCGAGCTGGCCGACGCGAAGCTGGTCGCCGACCTCACCGCCGAACGCGAGCGCATCGACCGGATGATGGCCGACCTGGCGCGCTCGCGCGAGGTGCTCGACGGGGTCATCGACGCCGCCACCGAGCAGCAGTGA
- a CDS encoding zinc-binding dehydrogenase yields the protein MTFALVSKSDNAAPSLEEVVLPALGPGDLRVRVTAASVDPVDPLYAGGPARAIFGLTGTVGIGFSLTGVVVATGAEVTGFSVGDRVAAVHGDLGAPARAHAEETVVPAKAAAPLPGDLDPVDAAALPLNALTATQLVDHLGPAEGRTLLVTGAAGAVGGYAVALAARAGWTVTGLARESDRTFVLSAGARGLITELPGPSFDAVVDGAVLQSAAVGAIRDGGAFAGVPSAAPATAERGIDVGILSVEPDGEQLAELLDLAVRGVLALRVAGRVPLADAATAYDKVAGGGQRGRWLLVPDQRA from the coding sequence ATGACGTTCGCCCTCGTGTCCAAGTCCGACAACGCCGCGCCCTCGCTCGAGGAGGTGGTGCTGCCCGCGCTCGGTCCCGGTGACCTGCGGGTCCGGGTCACCGCCGCCTCGGTCGACCCGGTCGACCCGCTCTACGCCGGCGGACCGGCCCGCGCGATCTTCGGACTCACCGGCACGGTCGGCATCGGCTTCTCGCTCACCGGCGTGGTCGTCGCGACCGGCGCCGAGGTCACCGGCTTCTCCGTCGGCGACCGGGTCGCCGCGGTGCACGGCGATCTCGGTGCCCCGGCCCGCGCGCACGCGGAGGAAACCGTCGTCCCGGCGAAGGCCGCCGCGCCGCTGCCCGGCGATCTCGATCCGGTCGACGCCGCCGCCCTCCCGCTCAACGCGCTGACCGCGACCCAGTTGGTCGACCACCTCGGCCCGGCCGAGGGACGCACCCTGCTGGTCACCGGCGCGGCCGGGGCTGTCGGCGGGTACGCCGTCGCGCTGGCCGCCCGCGCGGGCTGGACCGTGACCGGCCTGGCCCGCGAATCCGACCGCACCTTCGTGCTGAGCGCCGGGGCTCGCGGCCTCATCACCGAACTGCCGGGACCGTCGTTCGACGCCGTGGTCGACGGCGCTGTGCTGCAGTCGGCGGCCGTCGGCGCGATCCGCGACGGCGGCGCGTTCGCCGGTGTCCCCTCGGCCGCCCCGGCAACCGCCGAGCGGGGCATCGACGTCGGCATCCTCAGCGTCGAGCCCGACGGTGAGCAGCTCGCCGAACTGCTCGATCTCGCCGTTCGCGGGGTGCTGGCCCTGCGCGTGGCAGGCCGGGTACCGCTGGCCGACGCCGCGACGGCGTACGACAAGGTCGCGGGCGGCGGCCAGCGGGGCCGCTGGCTGCTGGTGCCGGATCAGCGCGCGTAA
- a CDS encoding helix-turn-helix domain-containing protein: protein MEAQTFDAFSAFCPSRRLLDTIGDKWASLVIVALGLEGPKRYSELAARIDGVSQKMLTQTLRGLERDGLLTRTVTPSVPVRVDYGLTPLGLSLLDPIRHLKEWAEAHMPEVDAARAVYDARAQ from the coding sequence ATGGAAGCGCAGACCTTCGACGCGTTCTCCGCGTTCTGCCCCAGCCGCCGGCTGCTCGACACGATCGGCGACAAGTGGGCGAGCCTGGTGATCGTGGCGCTCGGACTGGAAGGCCCGAAGCGGTACTCGGAACTCGCCGCGCGGATCGACGGCGTGAGCCAGAAGATGCTCACCCAGACGCTGCGCGGGCTGGAGCGGGACGGGCTGCTGACGCGGACGGTCACCCCGTCGGTGCCGGTTCGTGTCGACTACGGGCTTACCCCGCTCGGACTGTCCCTTTTGGACCCGATCCGGCACCTCAAGGAGTGGGCCGAAGCGCACATGCCCGAGGTGGACGCCGCCAGGGCGGTGTACGACGCGCGCGCTCAGTGA
- a CDS encoding alpha/beta fold hydrolase, which translates to MSVLETGDGRLAYDVRGDGPPLVLLHPGGINRAGELHARTMVLTGALDTSDIHEVADLLERSGRDVRRVSFDDAGHQAALERPREFEELLTAFLRAH; encoded by the coding sequence ATGAGCGTTCTCGAGACCGGTGACGGCCGGCTGGCCTACGACGTGCGGGGCGACGGCCCGCCGCTGGTGCTGCTCCACCCCGGCGGGATCAACCGGGCCGGCGAACTGCACGCACGCACCATGGTGCTGACCGGCGCGCTCGACACGAGCGACATCCACGAGGTGGCGGACCTGCTGGAACGCTCCGGCCGGGACGTGCGCCGGGTGTCGTTCGACGACGCCGGGCACCAGGCCGCACTGGAACGCCCACGGGAGTTCGAGGAACTCCTCACCGCGTTCCTGCGAGCTCACTGA
- a CDS encoding hydrolase, translating to MTIWICRTCGVEHPDSSEAPAGVCAICADDRQWVPASGQAWTTLDELAAEPHELVHEEPEPGIHRLNREPAFGIGQWTHLVRTSRGNLMWDPPNHLDEPLAAKVEELGGAAVIVASHPHMYGSQVSWSHRLGGVPVLVHSADRHWVRREDPVIREWSGTERVLPGVTLIEAGGHFPGAAVAHVDSGALLTGDTIVPVADAGWVTFMRSYPNMVPLSAGLVQRIVDRLEPYEFDRVYGLIGRKVLGDAKGAVRRSAQRYIAWVSGANDHLG from the coding sequence ATGACCATCTGGATCTGCCGGACCTGCGGCGTCGAGCATCCCGACAGCAGCGAAGCACCGGCCGGGGTGTGCGCGATCTGCGCCGACGACCGGCAGTGGGTGCCCGCTTCGGGGCAGGCGTGGACCACGCTGGACGAGCTGGCCGCCGAGCCGCACGAGCTGGTGCACGAAGAACCGGAGCCGGGCATCCACCGCCTCAACCGGGAACCGGCGTTCGGCATCGGGCAGTGGACGCACCTGGTGCGGACTTCGCGGGGCAACCTGATGTGGGACCCGCCGAACCACCTCGACGAGCCGCTGGCCGCCAAGGTCGAGGAACTCGGCGGCGCCGCGGTGATCGTGGCCAGTCACCCGCACATGTACGGCTCGCAGGTCAGCTGGAGCCACCGGCTCGGGGGTGTTCCGGTGCTGGTGCACTCCGCCGACCGGCACTGGGTTCGGCGGGAGGACCCGGTGATCCGGGAGTGGTCCGGCACCGAGCGGGTCCTGCCGGGCGTGACGCTGATCGAGGCGGGCGGGCACTTCCCCGGCGCGGCCGTGGCGCACGTCGACAGCGGTGCCCTGCTCACCGGCGACACCATCGTGCCGGTGGCCGACGCGGGCTGGGTGACGTTCATGCGCAGTTACCCGAACATGGTCCCGCTCTCCGCGGGACTGGTGCAGCGCATCGTGGACCGGCTCGAACCGTACGAATTCGACCGGGTCTACGGGCTCATCGGCCGCAAGGTGCTCGGTGACGCCAAGGGCGCGGTACGGCGGTCCGCGCAGCGCTACATCGCCTGGGTGAGCGGGGCCAACGACCACCTGGGCTGA
- a CDS encoding GNAT family N-acetyltransferase, which yields MTANEFVPAGFEAPTSFVTERFRLEPLGPQHNPADHAAWMSSIEHIRATPGYPDGNWPPLDGMTLDENLADLRRHADDFARRAGFTFTALDPGDNDVIGCVYLYPPDSAEWDVTVQSWVRADRSHLDAPLADAVARWLATDWPWERVDRCGR from the coding sequence ATGACCGCGAATGAGTTCGTGCCGGCCGGTTTCGAGGCGCCGACCTCGTTCGTCACCGAGCGGTTCCGCCTCGAACCGTTGGGGCCACAGCACAATCCGGCGGATCACGCCGCGTGGATGTCGAGCATCGAGCACATCCGCGCCACGCCCGGTTATCCCGACGGAAACTGGCCACCGCTCGACGGCATGACGCTCGACGAGAACCTCGCCGACCTCCGCCGCCACGCCGACGACTTCGCGCGGCGCGCCGGTTTCACCTTCACCGCGCTCGACCCGGGCGACAACGACGTCATCGGCTGCGTCTACCTGTATCCGCCGGACTCCGCGGAATGGGACGTCACGGTCCAGTCCTGGGTGCGGGCCGACCGGTCACACCTCGACGCGCCGCTCGCCGACGCCGTCGCGCGCTGGCTCGCCACGGACTGGCCCTGGGAGCGCGTGGACCGCTGCGGTCGCTGA
- the rox gene encoding rifampin monooxygenase: protein MNSSQPSSNELFDVIIAGCGPTGAMLAAELRLHEVRVLLLEKETEPVSFVRIVGLHIRSLELMAMRGLLERLLPHGRQRPAAGFFAAIDKPAPPDLDTAHAYLLGIPQPVIVRLLEEHAIQLGAQIRRGNALAAFEQDDDGVTVELANGEKVRSRYLVGCDGARSTVRKLLGVGFPGEPSRADMLMGELEVGVPQEEIAAKVAEISQTHIRFWLRPFGNGIYSVLVPAAGVGDRAEPPTLDDFRQQLHAIAGTDFGVHSPRWLSRFGDATRLAEHYRVGRVLLAGDAAHIHPPIGGQGLNLGVQDAVNLGWKLAARIRGWATETLLDTYQAERHPVAESVLDNTRAQTELLSTEPGPRAVRRLLTELMDFDEVNRRLIEKITAIDIRYDFGDGPDLLGRRLRDIDVKQGRLYDRLHRGRGLLLDRTERLTTGGWSDRVDHLADPTADLDVPCVLLRPDGHVAWIGDDQQDLDDHLARWFGEPG from the coding sequence ATGAACTCTTCGCAGCCGTCGTCGAACGAATTGTTCGACGTGATCATCGCCGGGTGCGGGCCGACCGGCGCGATGCTGGCCGCCGAACTGCGACTGCACGAGGTGCGGGTTCTCCTGCTGGAGAAGGAAACCGAGCCCGTGTCGTTCGTCCGCATCGTCGGTCTGCACATTCGCAGTCTCGAACTGATGGCGATGCGCGGACTGCTGGAACGCCTCCTGCCACACGGGAGGCAGCGCCCGGCCGCCGGATTCTTCGCCGCCATCGACAAACCCGCGCCACCGGACCTGGATACCGCGCACGCCTATCTGCTGGGCATTCCGCAACCGGTCATCGTCCGGCTCCTCGAAGAACACGCGATCCAACTGGGCGCGCAAATCCGGCGCGGTAACGCGCTGGCCGCTTTCGAGCAGGACGACGACGGGGTGACCGTCGAGCTGGCCAACGGCGAAAAGGTGCGTTCGCGTTATCTCGTCGGTTGTGACGGCGCGCGCAGCACGGTGCGCAAACTGCTCGGCGTCGGTTTCCCCGGCGAACCCTCGCGGGCCGACATGCTGATGGGCGAGCTGGAAGTCGGTGTGCCGCAAGAGGAAATCGCCGCCAAGGTGGCCGAGATCAGCCAGACCCACATCCGGTTCTGGCTCCGGCCCTTCGGCAACGGAATCTACAGCGTCCTGGTCCCCGCCGCCGGAGTCGGTGATCGCGCGGAACCGCCCACCCTCGACGATTTCCGGCAACAGCTGCACGCCATCGCCGGAACCGATTTCGGCGTGCACTCCCCGCGCTGGCTGTCCCGCTTCGGCGACGCCACCCGGCTGGCCGAGCATTATCGGGTCGGACGGGTACTGCTGGCCGGCGACGCGGCGCACATCCATCCGCCGATCGGCGGGCAGGGCCTCAACCTCGGTGTGCAGGACGCGGTCAACCTCGGCTGGAAACTGGCCGCGCGGATCCGGGGCTGGGCAACGGAAACACTGCTGGACACCTACCAGGCCGAACGTCATCCGGTCGCCGAGAGCGTGCTGGACAACACGCGCGCCCAGACGGAACTGCTGTCCACCGAGCCGGGTCCGCGGGCGGTGCGCAGGCTGCTCACCGAGCTGATGGACTTCGACGAGGTGAACCGCCGACTCATCGAGAAGATCACCGCCATCGACATCCGCTACGACTTCGGTGACGGCCCTGACCTGCTCGGCCGCCGCCTCCGCGACATCGATGTGAAGCAGGGCCGCCTCTACGACCGGCTGCATCGCGGCCGCGGCCTGCTGCTGGACCGCACCGAACGGCTGACCACCGGCGGCTGGTCGGATCGGGTCGACCACCTCGCGGATCCCACCGCGGACCTGGACGTGCCGTGCGTTCTGCTCCGCCCCGACGGCCACGTCGCCTGGATCGGCGACGACCAGCAGGACCTGGACGACCACCTCGCCCGCTGGTTCGGCGAGCCGGGGTGA
- a CDS encoding FAD-dependent monooxygenase has translation MSGNRVLVAGASIAGPALAHWLCRRGAEVTVVERAPALRPGGQAVDARGVAKEVIRRMGLDAAVRAACTDTAGAHTVDVDGNVLETYSADDHGGDGFIAEIEILRGDLSRVLYDDTRDGVEYRFGDRIAELAQDADGVDVTFASGERRRFDLVVGADGLHSSLRAMVFGPRERFVRHLGLVLAFYSVPNEFGLDRWLIEYQEESGRSAGLRPIQDATRAMAMFSFPAADFDVDYRDIEAQKSLLREQVADLGWLTPRILAHLDDTPDFYLDQVAQVVLDRWSNGRVGLLGDAAFCASPLSGAGTGLALVGAYLLAGELAAAKWEPEAGFAGYEARMRSFVEANQEIGRVHVQIRTAPAPDAEPGQEPDMAVLTALVERAINGVELPDYAGVPDSGAAASPARP, from the coding sequence GTGAGCGGTAACAGGGTGTTGGTGGCCGGGGCGAGCATCGCGGGGCCCGCGCTGGCCCACTGGTTGTGCCGGCGGGGAGCCGAGGTGACCGTGGTGGAGCGGGCTCCCGCTTTGCGTCCCGGTGGTCAGGCGGTGGACGCGCGCGGAGTGGCCAAGGAGGTCATCCGGCGGATGGGGCTGGACGCGGCGGTGCGCGCGGCCTGCACGGACACCGCCGGCGCGCACACCGTGGACGTCGACGGGAACGTACTGGAGACCTACAGCGCCGACGACCACGGCGGCGACGGGTTCATCGCGGAGATCGAGATCTTGCGCGGAGACCTGTCCCGGGTGCTCTACGACGACACCCGCGACGGTGTCGAATACCGCTTCGGCGACCGGATCGCCGAGCTCGCCCAGGACGCGGACGGGGTCGACGTGACCTTCGCGAGCGGCGAGCGGCGGCGCTTCGACCTGGTGGTCGGGGCCGACGGACTGCACTCGTCGTTGCGCGCGATGGTCTTCGGACCGCGCGAGCGGTTCGTCCGCCACCTCGGACTCGTGCTGGCCTTCTACAGCGTGCCCAACGAGTTCGGGCTGGATCGCTGGCTGATCGAGTACCAGGAGGAGTCCGGGCGCTCGGCCGGCCTGCGGCCCATCCAGGACGCCACCCGGGCGATGGCCATGTTCTCCTTTCCCGCGGCCGACTTCGACGTCGACTACCGCGACATCGAAGCGCAGAAGAGCCTGTTGCGCGAGCAGGTGGCCGACCTCGGCTGGTTGACCCCGCGCATCCTCGCGCACCTGGACGACACCCCCGACTTCTACCTCGACCAGGTCGCCCAAGTGGTGCTGGACCGCTGGTCCAACGGACGGGTGGGGCTGCTCGGCGACGCGGCGTTCTGCGCGTCGCCGCTGTCCGGGGCGGGCACCGGGCTGGCCTTGGTCGGTGCCTACCTGCTGGCCGGAGAGCTGGCCGCGGCCAAGTGGGAGCCCGAGGCCGGGTTCGCCGGCTACGAGGCGCGGATGCGCTCGTTCGTCGAGGCCAACCAGGAGATCGGCCGGGTACACGTGCAGATCCGCACCGCCCCCGCCCCGGATGCCGAGCCCGGCCAGGAGCCCGACATGGCGGTGCTCACCGCGCTGGTCGAGCGCGCGATCAACGGCGTCGAACTGCCCGACTACGCCGGGGTGCCGGACTCCGGTGCCGCGGCGTCGCCGGCCAGGCCGTAG
- a CDS encoding helix-turn-helix domain-containing protein has product MATQQPVRVGVLLREWRQRRRLSQLDLALLADTSARHLSCVETGRARPSRTMVLRLSRALDIPLRERNTLLLAADYAPAYLESSLDDKTMASIRSALDTMLTAHEPYPAVVVDRQWNVVTGNQAMAVLMDGIPRHLLRPQANVYRLALHPDGLAARLVNLREVRALFLERLLRQVNATGDPQLRALYEEVRQYPSPADTEQADAEHPPSPIQVPLRVRTPHGELSMFSTMATFGAPADVTLSELAIELFYPLDEFTTNALRALEE; this is encoded by the coding sequence ATGGCCACACAGCAGCCGGTCAGGGTGGGAGTGCTCCTGCGGGAGTGGCGGCAGCGCCGCAGGCTCAGCCAGCTTGATCTCGCCCTCCTGGCAGACACTTCCGCCCGGCATCTGTCCTGTGTGGAAACCGGCCGCGCCCGGCCGAGCCGGACGATGGTGCTGCGCCTTTCCCGCGCCCTGGACATCCCCCTGCGCGAGCGCAACACCCTGCTGCTGGCTGCCGACTACGCACCGGCCTACCTGGAGAGCAGCCTCGACGACAAAACCATGGCATCGATCCGTTCAGCGCTCGACACCATGCTGACCGCGCACGAGCCGTACCCGGCAGTGGTGGTCGACCGCCAGTGGAACGTGGTGACCGGTAACCAGGCCATGGCCGTGCTCATGGACGGCATACCGCGGCACTTGCTGCGGCCACAAGCCAATGTGTACCGCTTGGCCCTGCACCCCGACGGGCTGGCCGCGCGACTGGTCAACCTCCGCGAGGTCCGGGCGCTGTTCCTCGAACGACTGCTCCGCCAGGTCAACGCCACCGGCGACCCGCAACTGCGGGCGCTGTACGAGGAAGTCCGCCAGTACCCCAGCCCCGCGGACACGGAACAGGCCGATGCCGAGCACCCACCAAGCCCGATACAAGTTCCATTAAGAGTCCGGACTCCACACGGTGAGCTGTCGATGTTCAGCACCATGGCCACTTTCGGCGCTCCGGCCGATGTGACGCTGTCCGAGCTGGCGATCGAGCTGTTCTATCCCCTGGACGAATTCACCACAAACGCACTACGCGCACTCGAGGAATGA